In the genome of Magnolia sinica isolate HGM2019 chromosome 2, MsV1, whole genome shotgun sequence, one region contains:
- the LOC131237799 gene encoding uncharacterized protein LOC131237799 encodes MWRWGNAKKRRSMEERRLDLVLVPLGLLVMAVYHGWLLFTFIHNPKRTVIGLNAHARQRWVRSMMADPLKNGVLAVQTIRNNIMASTLLATTAITLSSLISVVVSSASSESSSYLVYGNKTPLVSSIKYFSILVCFLVAFLCNVQSIRYYAHVSFLVSVAPPKNTPGAVSYVGRCLNRGSFFWTLGLRAFYVSFSLFLWIFGPIPMFSCCCVMSCLLYFLDSTADFTLHFSDHLGGMEDLKMNDVESQ; translated from the exons ATGTGGAGATGGGGAAATGCTAAAAAGCGCCGATCGATGGAGGAGCGGCGCCTCGACCTGGTGCTGGTACCCTTGGGACTTTTGGTGATGGCCGTGTACCATGGATGGCTTCTATTCACTTTCATTCACAACCCGAAACGCACTGTAATCGGCCTCAACGCCCACGCCAGACAGAGATGGGTCAGATCCATGATGGCt GATCCCTTGAAAAATGGAGTCCTAGCCGTCCAAACCATACGCAACAACATAATGGCATCGACCCTACTCGCGACCACAGCAATCACCCTCAGTTCGCTTATAAGCGTTGTCGTGAGCAGTGCATCGTCCGAATCATCATCCTACTTAGTCTACGGCAACAAGACGCCGCTcgtctcatcaatcaagtacttCTCCATCTTGGTCTGCTTTCTCGTAGCATTCCTCTGCAATGTCCAGTCCATCCGATACTATGCGCACGTTAGCTTCCTTGTGTCAGTAGCCCCACCTAAGAACACCCCAGGGGCTGTCTCATACGTCGGACGTTGCCTGAACCGTGGCAGCTTCTTCTGGACCCTTGGATTGCGGGCCTTCTACGTATCCTTCTCCCTCTTCCTTTGGATCTTCGGTCCCATACCCATGTTTTCGTGCTGCTGCGTCATGTCCTGTTTGTTGTATTTTCTTGATTCTACGGCGGATTTCACCCTGCATTTCTCTGATCACTTGGGTGGGATGGAGGATCTCAAAATGAATGACGTTGAATCCCAATGA